The genomic stretch TTCTTCCAATCAAAGCCTTGAAGATCCCTTTGAAAATCTCTGATGTCGAAATACTCTCTGGCCAAAATCTATGCgcaagatgaaaataaaatcagagaGTCAGATATACTACGGCATAAGAAGGCCAAACGACTGTTGTAATGTTTTTCTAggcattataatttttttaaccgtacatctataataaaattatgacTACTCTATTCCAACGCAATTGTTCTATTGTTAAAACTGCACACATGgcgaaatttatatttaagaGATGAAACGAGATCGTAAAATGTGCTGAATACTTTGATCCATTCATGTTTGGAAAATGTCCAACTACTGTAATGCGACAGAAGCTATTCCCCTGCGTAGCACTCGAGTAATGTCGAACGATTTCACGTTACGCATCATCTGCAATAATCCTATAATGTCAAACCAATATAAGTTCGAGCATTAATAAACCAGAGAATTGTATacttgaatatttgaatgtacATACGGTTAAGCATTCGGAAAACATACGGTTAACCTTTTACGCATGCCGTAATAgtgctaaaaatttcaacccctcCTCGCCGGACTATTTTGAAATCTGCAGTGTTGGAACCTTGAAAGACGCGAGAGGGTGGAAATTCATGAGGACGTGGATCCTGACTTTTTTCTCGGCGCGCACTGTCGGGGGatggtaaatattttattacagcaATACATCCGGCTGTCGTCTCTTTTAGAACCAAAGTTTGCATTTGCATATACAAGTTTGCGTGGCTATTCACGGTtggtaggtatatgtataagtatattaGTCTTCTTCCCTGGAATTGATCGTAGTCGAGGTTGACACTCGGTAAAGAGACACTCAGATTATCCAATGTTTTGCGGGTGGTGACGGGTACCTAACTTTATCCCGTGTATTATGTTGGGAACTTGCAAAAGGTGCAAAACAAAAACGGTTGTCCCGGCTTTTTCTAACAACAGCGCTGGGTGAAATTACTATTAAAAAGGCAAAGGTGTTGATTATGAAACTCGGAAACTGTATGCATAGGGATATTAGGAGTTCTCGGTTACGACGTATAACACAACAACGAAAATGCGTACCTCAGGAAGCTCGTCTGGCACTTTTCCCATCCAACTGAGCGACAGGATGTTGCAGTCACACTTAgcgttgttatttttctcaaaatgcaAATGCATTTTTGATTCATTTGTTTCGTAATCCCATGTAACTTGTAATTGAGAATTGTCCAATGTTTCAAAGATTTCCCAACATTTTTAGCAATTTCTATGTATAGTATTTACGCTTCAATGATACGAGGCGCATACATCATCAGGTGTTGGAGTAACGGTTTCACCCTATAGAGAGAATCATCTCCCTGAATGAGAGCTTGTAACGCACCTCCGCGAGTGCCGGGTTCATTGTTAAAGGATCCAAGTTCGCTAAGTTTGATATCACTTACAATAGTTCGTTTCTTAAAAGCTTAATGAAGCCGTTCGTTTGCCGCTGataaaatgtattattttattctcaagTTATCTAATGAAATTGTTCTTACGATATAACTTTAGGTACGCGCCCTTCGGGAAttgagaaagtaaaaaatgtattttttattattttcggtTGTTCGAAACTACTAAATATTCTCGTAGAAATTTAACAATCGGGCAATTTCGCGGGTCCTTGTTAAAGCTTGCAAGCTCACAAAATCCGCGCTGTCATTTGTTTCGCACTGTGGCCGCCATTTTGCCGCCGCGTATCGCCTCCGCCTCGCTCGACACTTTTCACTGATATTTCGCAAAGTTCGTGAGCTTTACACGCGGCCGAGTGTCAAACTGAAAGCTCGCTGTAAAGCAAGCTCTCCGGTGATTCTACGGAGTTGCGCCTGTATTGATTGTCGGAACGGCTTTCGGCCGTCTGGCGAACAAAATGCGAACTATTATCACTTCTGATACGGCGAGTGCCGCTACCTCGATATAAAGCCAACTGCCAACAAACCTGCGGCATTTCTAAACGCTAGGCCTTCCGTTTCGTTGCGACCTCATTAAATTCTTTCGAATGTGTAATATATCCATGTATGAAGCTTCCATtggatgagaagaaaaaattaccagGGAGAAATTCCGATTTTTTCACTGTTAATCTGTCGCAAgcaaaaaaaagatagaatGCTGGACATtatcgtatttatttatataaatatttttttattacttatacTTGCTCCCTACCGATCCAATGTTACAAAATAAAAGTTCAATAGATGACACGGAGTTGTTTGTGGTTTGATACTCATCAAATTTTCTTACTGTTATGGGTCAATTACCCTGCACACCCACAAGTTGGATTCCGATACACTGTGGGAGAGAAAACGGGAAcgtttatttaaataaaacgaaattcaCACTCGTATctgatgttaaaaaaattctgaaaactTTAATTTGATCAGTCTAACACGATCTGTCGATGAAGCTCTTATTCAATAACAGATTTGAACTCTAGGACGGTTTTTTTCTGGGTAACAAAGCATATATGAAGTCTACGAAATTGCTACATTGTTATTACGTTCTTACTTCAAACTATTATGATAAATAGGTGAAATAAGAGTACAATACAAAGTATCTCAAGTACCGGTAAACTAAGCTTTGTTAACATAAAATATCCAGCTATTTACAATTGTTACAAAACACTTCAACGGTATTAGGCATATGAGTGCATTTGGTGGTCCATGCTTCTTGCATTCGTTCATTACGAGTTTAAATTCCTCGTTGCTGATGACTCCAGGAGCCTCTGTCAGTCAGTCAGAATAGCTCACTCGCTACCATCAACATTGTTAGGCACTGTCATCAGACAAATTATTTGGGTCAAAATCCAGATCATCCGGATCATCGTCCAAATCAAGATCTTCCAAGTTTTGAAACAGACTTTCATCCACCTTGACTGCATCTcctttaaaagaaaaataaactatGGAGGTCGATCGGATCGacaaatataaatatgacGAAGCTCATATTATGAATACTTCAAGTTCGCGATAGcagataatttgaaaattagtgAATGAGGACTGAAAATACATACCGTCTTCCAAGAACTTCAAATCAGATTGATCTAATGTTTTATCTGTCATAAAGAGCTCTCTTCCAgtcaattttttcccttcacGCTCTGCAATTTCACGTCGTTTTGTAATTCCCATTTCATCATCAAACTTCTCTTTCCAGGTTAGAAACGTCTCGACAGTAACTCTTGTTCCCTCAAATCTTTTCtgcaattttaaaaacattaaaGTTGACCAGCGCTGTTGATATGCAATTGTAGAAATCGGAACAACAGAAGTGCAGCATGGTGAAACAACTTAGATTTAAAATGTATGATactaatatataataaattattgtttttactCTTTCtgcctcttcttcctctttcaGTTTCAAGGCAGCACTTTCTTCCctatgcatttttattttgtcccACTGAACATTGAGCCATTCTTGCGCAGCAC from Neodiprion virginianus isolate iyNeoVirg1 chromosome 3, iyNeoVirg1.1, whole genome shotgun sequence encodes the following:
- the LOC124300898 gene encoding RWD domain-containing protein 1, whose amino-acid sequence is MDYRDEQVNEIEALDSIYCGDMEIIAKQPFYKFSIPIKSEEHELETSNGLACRLEFTYTAKYPDEPLVVDIEDQENFEDGDEQILKDHLAEQMNENLGMVMVFTLVSAAQEWLNVQWDKIKMHREESAALKLKEEEEAERKRFEGTRVTVETFLTWKEKFDDEMGITKRREIAEREGKKLTGRELFMTDKTLDQSDLKFLEDGDAVKVDESLFQNLEDLDLDDDPDDLDFDPNNLSDDSA